One Peromyscus leucopus breed LL Stock chromosome 4, UCI_PerLeu_2.1, whole genome shotgun sequence genomic region harbors:
- the Foxa2 gene encoding hepatocyte nuclear factor 3-beta isoform X2, whose protein sequence is MLGAVKMEGHEPSDWSSYYAEPEGYSSVSNMNAGLGMNGMNTYMSMSAAAMGSGSGNMSAGSMNMSSYVGAGMSPSLAGMSPGAGAMAGMSGSAGAAGVAGMGPHLSPSLSPLGGQAAGAMGGLAPYANMNSMSPMYGQAGLSRARDPKTYRRSYTHAKPPYSYISLITMAIQQSPNKMLTLSEIYQWIMDLFPFYRQNQQRWQNSIRHSLSFNDCFLKVPRSPDKPGKGSFWTLHPDSGNMFENGCYLRRQKRFKCEKQLALKEAAGAGGGGGGKKTAAGTQASQAQLGEAAGSASETPAGTESPHSSSSPCQEHKRGGLGELKGTPASALSPPEPAPSPGQQQQAAAHLLGPPHHPGLPPEAHLKPEHHYAFNHPFSINNLMSSEQQHHHSHHHHQPHKMDLKAYEQVMHYPGGYGSPMPGSLAMGPVTNKAGLDASPLAADTSYYQGVYSRPIMNSS, encoded by the exons ATGCTGGGAGCCGTGAAGATGGAAGGGCACGAGCCATCCGACTGGAGCAGCTACTACGCGGAGCCGGAG GGCTACTCTTCCGTGAGCAACATGAACGCCGGCCTGGGAATGAACGGGATGAACACTTACATGAGCATGTCCGCGGCCGCTATGGGCAGCGGTTCTGGCAACATGAGCGCGGGCTCCATGAACATGTCATCGTATGTGGGCGCTGGAATGAGCCCGTCGCTAGCTGGCATGTCCCCGGGCGCGGGCGCCATGGCGGGCATGAGTGGCTCAGCTGGGGCGGCCGGTGTGGCGGGCATGGGACCTCATCTGAGTCCGAGCCTGAGCCCCCTCGGGGGACAGGCGGCTGGGGCCATGGGTGGCCTTGCTCCCTATGCCAATATGAACTCGATGAGCCCCATGTACGGGCAGGCGGGCCTGAGTCGTGCGCGGGACCCCAAGACCTATCGACGCAGCTATACACACGCCAAGCCTCCTTACTCGTACATCTCGCTCATCACCATGGCCATCCAGCAGAGCCCCAACAAGATGCTGACACTGAGCGAGATATACCAGTGGATCATGGACCTCTTCCCTTTCTACCGACAGAACCAGCAGCGCTGGCAGAACTCCATCCGTCACTCGCTCTCCTTCAACGACTGCTTTCTCAAGGTGCCCCGCTCGCCGGACAAGCCTGGCAAGGGCTCCTTCTGGACCCTGCACCCTGACTCTGGCAACATGTTCGAGAACGGTTGCTACTTGCGCCGCCAGAAGCGCTTCAAATGTGAGAAGCAGCTGGCACTGAAGGAAGCCGCGGGAGCAGGCGGCGGCGGAGGAGGCAAGAAGACAGCTGCTGGGACCCAGGCCTCGCAGGCTCAACTCGGGGAGGCTGCGGGCTCAGCCTCTGAGACTCCGGCGGGCACCGAGTCCCCCCATTCGAGCTCTTCCCCGTGTCAGGAACACAAGCGAGGCGGCCTGGGCGAGCTGAAGGGAACACCTGCCTCCGCGCTGAGTCCCCCGGAGCCGGCGCCCTCgcctgggcagcagcagcaggctgcagCCCACCTGCTGGGTCCACCTCATCACCCAGGCCTACCACCGGAGGCCCACCTGAAGCCGGAGCACCATTACGCCTTCAACCATCCCTTCTCTATCAACAACCTTATGTCCTCCGAGCAAcaacaccaccacagccaccaccaccatcagccccACAAAATGGACCTCAAGGCCTATGAACAAGTCATGCACTACCCTGGGGGCTATGGTTCCCCCATGCCAGGCAGCTTGGCCATGGGCCCAGTCACGAACAAAGCGGGCCTGGATGCCTCGCCCCTGGCTGCAGACACCTCCTACTACCAGGGAGTGTACTCCAGGCCTATTATGAACTCCTCCTAA
- the Foxa2 gene encoding hepatocyte nuclear factor 3-beta isoform X1 encodes MHSASSMLGAVKMEGHEPSDWSSYYAEPEGYSSVSNMNAGLGMNGMNTYMSMSAAAMGSGSGNMSAGSMNMSSYVGAGMSPSLAGMSPGAGAMAGMSGSAGAAGVAGMGPHLSPSLSPLGGQAAGAMGGLAPYANMNSMSPMYGQAGLSRARDPKTYRRSYTHAKPPYSYISLITMAIQQSPNKMLTLSEIYQWIMDLFPFYRQNQQRWQNSIRHSLSFNDCFLKVPRSPDKPGKGSFWTLHPDSGNMFENGCYLRRQKRFKCEKQLALKEAAGAGGGGGGKKTAAGTQASQAQLGEAAGSASETPAGTESPHSSSSPCQEHKRGGLGELKGTPASALSPPEPAPSPGQQQQAAAHLLGPPHHPGLPPEAHLKPEHHYAFNHPFSINNLMSSEQQHHHSHHHHQPHKMDLKAYEQVMHYPGGYGSPMPGSLAMGPVTNKAGLDASPLAADTSYYQGVYSRPIMNSS; translated from the exons ATGCACTCGGCTTCCAGTATGCTGGGAGCCGTGAAGATGGAAGGGCACGAGCCATCCGACTGGAGCAGCTACTACGCGGAGCCGGAG GGCTACTCTTCCGTGAGCAACATGAACGCCGGCCTGGGAATGAACGGGATGAACACTTACATGAGCATGTCCGCGGCCGCTATGGGCAGCGGTTCTGGCAACATGAGCGCGGGCTCCATGAACATGTCATCGTATGTGGGCGCTGGAATGAGCCCGTCGCTAGCTGGCATGTCCCCGGGCGCGGGCGCCATGGCGGGCATGAGTGGCTCAGCTGGGGCGGCCGGTGTGGCGGGCATGGGACCTCATCTGAGTCCGAGCCTGAGCCCCCTCGGGGGACAGGCGGCTGGGGCCATGGGTGGCCTTGCTCCCTATGCCAATATGAACTCGATGAGCCCCATGTACGGGCAGGCGGGCCTGAGTCGTGCGCGGGACCCCAAGACCTATCGACGCAGCTATACACACGCCAAGCCTCCTTACTCGTACATCTCGCTCATCACCATGGCCATCCAGCAGAGCCCCAACAAGATGCTGACACTGAGCGAGATATACCAGTGGATCATGGACCTCTTCCCTTTCTACCGACAGAACCAGCAGCGCTGGCAGAACTCCATCCGTCACTCGCTCTCCTTCAACGACTGCTTTCTCAAGGTGCCCCGCTCGCCGGACAAGCCTGGCAAGGGCTCCTTCTGGACCCTGCACCCTGACTCTGGCAACATGTTCGAGAACGGTTGCTACTTGCGCCGCCAGAAGCGCTTCAAATGTGAGAAGCAGCTGGCACTGAAGGAAGCCGCGGGAGCAGGCGGCGGCGGAGGAGGCAAGAAGACAGCTGCTGGGACCCAGGCCTCGCAGGCTCAACTCGGGGAGGCTGCGGGCTCAGCCTCTGAGACTCCGGCGGGCACCGAGTCCCCCCATTCGAGCTCTTCCCCGTGTCAGGAACACAAGCGAGGCGGCCTGGGCGAGCTGAAGGGAACACCTGCCTCCGCGCTGAGTCCCCCGGAGCCGGCGCCCTCgcctgggcagcagcagcaggctgcagCCCACCTGCTGGGTCCACCTCATCACCCAGGCCTACCACCGGAGGCCCACCTGAAGCCGGAGCACCATTACGCCTTCAACCATCCCTTCTCTATCAACAACCTTATGTCCTCCGAGCAAcaacaccaccacagccaccaccaccatcagccccACAAAATGGACCTCAAGGCCTATGAACAAGTCATGCACTACCCTGGGGGCTATGGTTCCCCCATGCCAGGCAGCTTGGCCATGGGCCCAGTCACGAACAAAGCGGGCCTGGATGCCTCGCCCCTGGCTGCAGACACCTCCTACTACCAGGGAGTGTACTCCAGGCCTATTATGAACTCCTCCTAA